From Rana temporaria chromosome 7, aRanTem1.1, whole genome shotgun sequence, the proteins below share one genomic window:
- the LOC120946088 gene encoding E3 ubiquitin-protein ligase RNF170-like, giving the protein MNRHTFCSSAQSRCSTMNKLDISSQRKDGAPFSATQHKDALKSRQPHFHSDFSCPVCLQTATSPVETNCGHLFCGSCLIEYWKHDPWMGAISCPLCRQKVCYLCNICDIQQDKMNREMQKDIRHYNNRFSGRPRPLTDYLYDLPLLLNLAVRRVFTMGGLVMIFCLRLVVCSFGAITFLSSPFTVVPDPLCGILSTIDDLVVVFLLLICMINISLQFRSEGMTIVQTATQSILSES; this is encoded by the exons GTGTTCCACAATGAATAAGTTGGACATCAGTTCCCAGAGGAAGGACGGAGCACCGTTCTCAGCAACACAACACAAA GACGCGCTTAAAAGTCGCCAGCCTCACTTCCACAGCGACTTCAGCTGCCCGGTGTGTCTTCAGACGGCCACTTCGCCCGTAGAGACCAACTGTGGGCACTTATTTTGCG GTTCCTGTCTTATCGAGTACTGGAAACACGACCCGTGGATGGGAGCCATCAGCTGTCCCCTCTGCAGGCAAAAG GTCTGTTACCTTTGCAACATTTGCGACATCCAACAAGATAAGATGAACAGAGAGATGCAGAAAGATATCAGACATTACAATAATCGCTTCTCTGGACGACCTCGACCT CTCACAGATTACTTGTATGACCTTCCATTATTATTGAACCTCGCTGTGAGAAGGGTCTTCACCATGGGTGGACTTGTGATGATCTTCTGTCTCAGACTGGTGGTCTGCTCCTTTGGGGCCATCACGTTCTTGTCTTCACCATTCACCGTCGTCCCCGACCCGCTGTGTGGAATCCTCAGCACCATCGATGATCTGGTTGtggtttttcttcttcttatcTGCATGATAAACATCAGCCTGCAGTTCCGGTCGGAAGGAATGACCATAGTCCAGACAGCTACGCAGAGCATCTTGTCCGAGTCTTGA